One Gemmatimonadota bacterium genomic window, ATATCGACGAAGTGTCGTTCACCCGGGTCAGCAGTGACGTCGTCTCGCAACCGCCACTCGCCATCGACATCGCGGTCGATGAACTGGCCGGCGCGGCCGTTCTGGGAGGGTGGTGGCGCCCCCGAGTGGAGTTCAAAGGCCGGTATCTCGACACGTTTACCCATGTGCCGGGATCGCAGCCCGGGCGGGTTGTCTTGTGGATTCAGCGGAGGGACCGCCACTTGGCGGGTCAGTTGGCCTTGGCGCTGACTCAGGCGATCAGGAGCGGTCCTTCGTTTCCCACTACCGACCCGCGGCTCGAGTTGGGATCGTGAGACATGGCTGATCCGTCCCGTCGCCTCCAGTCTTTGGATCTCATTCGGGGCGCCGTGACACCGCCGGGGCTCGGCGCTACGGGCTCGCGCTGAGCATCCGAATGACCGAACTTGGCCCCAAGCTCGGCCACGGCGGGCGGATTCCAGGGTATCGGACGGATATGGGCTACTATCCCGACGGGGGCTTCTCGGTGGTGATCCAGATGAACACCGATCGCAAGCCAATGACCGATCGGATCGGCGACTACGCGGCGGTTTTGGCTCGGCGAGAGGCGCTCCAGGTCCAGACGTCCGGTTTGTCACTCGAGTGACAAACTGGTAATGGTGCTTCTGGCCCGAGAGACGTGGCAAAGGAACTAAAGGTCCAGAGCTTTCTTGGCGGCGGTTCCGCCCGCCGCTAGGTTTCAGAACCGTGGTGCTCCCTCAATAATTCGGAGATAATGTGAGCCAGAACCAGTCCGATTCACCCACCAACGCCGCCGGCGAGATCGACCGCCGCACCTTCCTTCACGGGGCCGCCGCCGGCGCGGCCGCCGTGGCCCTGGGCGACCGGGCGGCCCTTGCCGCGACGACCCAGAACCCCGATCAAGCCCTCGTCGTGGGCCAGATCGCCAAGCAGCATGCTGCGTCGATCAAGATGCTGCAGGACTGGATTGCCCTCCCGTCGATCGCGGCCGAGAACCGGAACTATCCGGCGGGCGCGGAGTACATGGCCAAGCTCGCCCGCGAGGCGGGATTCCAGCACGTCGAGCTGGTGCCCACGGCTGGGAAGGCCGGGGTGTTCGCCACGCTCGACTCCGGCGCCAAGACATCGCTCGCCATCTACTTCATGTACGATGTCAAACAGTACGACCCGGCGGAGTGGAGTGCCCCGCCGCTCGAGGGACGGCTGGTCGACAAGCCCGGCCTCGGCAAAGTGATCATGGGGCGCGGCGCTACCAATACCAAGGGCCCGCAGATGGCGGTGCTGGCGGCGCTTCATGCGTTCAAGGCCGCGGGCAAGAAGCTCCCGGTCAATCTGGTGCTGGTGTGCGAAGGCGAAGAGGAGATCGCCTCGCCGAACTTCCGGGAGATCGTCTTCAAACCGCAGGTCGAGGCCGCGCTCCGGCAGTGTGTCGGGATCATCATTCCGCTTGGCAGTCAGTCGCCCGATGGGGCGGTGGAGGTGAATCTCGGCGCCAAGGGGGTGGTGGAACTCGAATTGGTGTCGAGCGGCGAGAAGTGGGGCCGGGGCCCGAAGCTCGACATCCATTCGTCGTACGCGGCGTCGATCGACAGTCCGGCGTGGCGCCTGGTTCAGGCCCTCAACACCCTGGTCAAATCCGACGGCCACACCCCGGCCGTCGAGGGCTTCTTCGACCTGGTCAAGCCGCTCAGCGCCCGGCAGAAGGCGATTCTCGAGGCCTCGATTCCGAAGCGGAACGAAGCCGGCTTGAAGAAGGCGCTCGGCGTGGCCCATTGGATCGGCGATGAATCGTTTCACGATTCTCAAGTTCGATTGGTGAGCCAGCCGACCATCAACATCGAGGGCTTGGTGGGCGGCTACACCGGTCCGGGCGGGAAGACGATCCTTCCGCATCGGGCCGTGGCCAAGATCGACATGCGACTGGTGCCGGACATGACGGCGTTAGGTACGCTCGCGCTGCTCAAGAAGCACCTCGCCAAGCATGGCTTCGGCGATGTCGAGGTCAACATGTCGGGCGGGTACGATCCCACTGAAACCGACCCCGAATCCACCCTGGTGAAGGCCATGGTGGCGACGTACCGGAAGTCCGGCGTGGAGCCGTTGCTGTGGCCCCGGCTCGCGGGCTCGTGGCCAGGGGTGACGTTCACCGGCGCGCCGCTCAAGCTCGCGGCCGGACAGTTCGGACTTGGGCACGGCGGCGGGGCCCATGCGCCGGACGAGTACTACGTCATCGAGGCCTCGAATCCCAAGGTGGCGGGGTGGGACGGGGCGGTCAAGTCGTACGTCGACTTCTTGTATTCGCTGGCCTAACGCGAGCTGCTGAGTGATTCGGATCAGTGCCGTTGCCCTGGTGGCTGCGCTTCTCACGGCGCCGCCGCCGAGCCGGTATCTATACGTGTGGACGGCATCGGCCGACAGTACCGCCCTGGACTACCTCGCGGTCTTCGACATCGAGCCCAAGGGCGACCGGTACGGCCACCCGAGCCAAGAACTCGAGCGGGTCCACCGCGATGGGGTTGCGGGCGCAGTAGCGGGCCAGCCGGAGGGCGAAGGCGCGATCGTCCTCGGGCACCCCGACGCCGGCGTGGACATGAAAGCCCGAGTGGGGCCACTGGAGCATGCCCGCGGCCTGGTCCTCCGCGAAGAGGCCGCG contains:
- a CDS encoding M20/M25/M40 family metallo-hydrolase, whose product is MSQNQSDSPTNAAGEIDRRTFLHGAAAGAAAVALGDRAALAATTQNPDQALVVGQIAKQHAASIKMLQDWIALPSIAAENRNYPAGAEYMAKLAREAGFQHVELVPTAGKAGVFATLDSGAKTSLAIYFMYDVKQYDPAEWSAPPLEGRLVDKPGLGKVIMGRGATNTKGPQMAVLAALHAFKAAGKKLPVNLVLVCEGEEEIASPNFREIVFKPQVEAALRQCVGIIIPLGSQSPDGAVEVNLGAKGVVELELVSSGEKWGRGPKLDIHSSYAASIDSPAWRLVQALNTLVKSDGHTPAVEGFFDLVKPLSARQKAILEASIPKRNEAGLKKALGVAHWIGDESFHDSQVRLVSQPTINIEGLVGGYTGPGGKTILPHRAVAKIDMRLVPDMTALGTLALLKKHLAKHGFGDVEVNMSGGYDPTETDPESTLVKAMVATYRKSGVEPLLWPRLAGSWPGVTFTGAPLKLAAGQFGLGHGGGAHAPDEYYVIEASNPKVAGWDGAVKSYVDFLYSLA